The DNA window GCCATGCTGTCGGCGAAGGTGGGCAGCATCGGCGACAACCGGCTGGGCGGCTGGTACAGCTATCGCGCTTCCAAGGCTGCCCTCAACATGCTCGTCAGGACAGCGGCCATCGAAGTCGCCCGCAACCAGAAAAACAGCGTGCTGGTGGCACTGCACCCGGGCACCGTCAATTCGCGCCTGTCACAACCGTTTCGCGGCGAGACCATCGGGCGACAGCCACGGGACGCCGCCACCGACATGCTGCAGGTCCTCGACACGCTGACGCCAGCCGACAGCGGCTCCTTCCGGTCGTACAACGGCGCGGAACTGCCCTGGTAGGCGTGCGGCCATGAAGATGCGCAAGAAATCCGAGTTGCCATCCAAGCTGTGTGCCCACTGCCAGCTTCCCTTCAGCTGGCGCAAGAAATGGGAACGCGACTGGGACCAGGTCAAGTACTGCTCGGAGCGCTGCCGCCGTGCCGGCCGGCCGGCGACGGAAAAGCACTGAAAACAGGGTGCGGGAATTCTTGTCGGCAGTTGCCTCGGCAGGCTGACCGACAATCCATCGATGCCGCCCAACCCCAGGATCAGGGTTCGCGCCGCGAAAAAAGCGAAAAGTCCGGCAGGGCCACGTTTCCACTACCGCCAATGCGCAATATCGTTTCGTTGCCACCATCGAACGCCGGCCACGCCGGCAAACCATCCCCCTCCGGCTTGCCTATCCGGGCAAACGCCACCCACGTCCTGGCCAGCCGCGTCGCCAGTTGCCGGTCGGCCGCCGTCCACGCACGCGCATCGAGATGCAGATTGTCGAACACGTACTGGATTTCCGCGCCGTGCCCTGCCCCGCAGCCATAACCGCAGGGCGTTGCCGGCTCCGCGGGGCGGTGGGCGAAGAAGTACGCATACGAAGGCGAGCGGCCGTGCTTCGCCTGCAGCCCCGCCCAGTGCACCATGCGCCAGCCCCACCAGTCGTTGGTCAGCCGGTCGATCGATGCCCGGGCCTGCGCATCGGTGGTGCCGGGATAGGCGGCCAGCACGGCGGCCGGCGGGGCGTGGCCCAGTAGCTTCGTCACCAGCTCGCGATGACTGGCGGCGGTGAACTTGTCCGTGCCGAGGATTTCCGGTGCCAGATCCTTGCCCTCCTCGGCGTTCCAGCCGACCAGCAGCGGCACGTCGTTCTGGCGCTGTGCGCGGTAGGTCGTCGTGAGGTCTTCTCGCAGCAGGTGGCCGTCGACGAACGTGCGCGGAAGCCAGGCCGGCTTCAGCAACGCTTCGGCGCTCATCGCGCGCAGGCCGGCCAGGCTGTTCGCGCCGGCGGCCATGGCGAACGCCGCGCCCTTGGCCTCGGCGGCGGCAAGGTTGTCGAAGCGGTGGTTTTCGCCCGCCTCCATCGGCAGGCCGTCGTTGCCGCTCTGGGCAATGGCGCGCTGGAACAGCCCGTTTGCCAGTGGCGATGCAACGAGGATCGCGACCGATTCGCCGCCCGCCGATTCACCCATGATCGTCACGCGTCCAGGGTCGCCACCGAAGGCGGCGATATTGTCCTTTACCCAGCGCAGCGCGGCGACCTGGTCGAGGATGCCCTGGTTGCCGGATGCGCGGGCCGGCGATTCCGCCGTCAGTTCAGGATGCGCGAAGAAGCCGAGGATGCCGAGCCGGTAATTGACCGTGACGACGACGGCGCCGTGTTTCGCCAGGTTGCCGCCGTCATACAGGGGCTGCGCGGCCGTGCCGCCGTAGAACCCGCCGCCATGCAGCCAGACAAGGACCGGCAGCTTTTCCGCGCGGTCGGGCGCCCACACGTTCAGGTACAGGCAATCTTCGCTTTTCGGGTGCGTGATCCACGCCGCGGCCTGGGCGCAGGCGGCGGAAAAGCTGCGCGTTTGCCGGGTGCCCTGCCATGGCACGACAGGTTGCGGGGCGCGCCAGCGCAGATTGCCGACGGGAGGTGCCGCGAAAGGAATACCCAGCCACGAGCGCATCGCGCCGGCTTGCGAACCGGCGATCTCGCCGCCAGTAACTTGCACCAGGGCCGCCGGTTGCGCGGCATGGGCTGCGGTGGACGAAAGAATTGCCAGGCATGCCGCGGCCAGCGGGATCGCGCGAGATCGCATCGGGATCGTTCCTCCATGTGAACTTCGCCGGCGGATGCGCGGCGGTGAAGAATGCTACCCCGCTTTATTTATCGGCAATAGAACAAATTCGGCGACTTTCGATGTGGTGTTCCAGCGGCCGGGCCAAAGCCCTATCGGTCGCCGCTATCGACCGCTTCCAGTGCCAGCAGCGCCATCGCATGCGCGCCTTCGAACGACCTGGCGGCGGCGATGAAGCGGCCGTTGTGGCAGAACGTGGCATCGGGCACGCCCGTGACGGCCGCCAGCTCGGCATCGCGCAGACCCGCCCACGGCGCCGGCAGGTCGGCCCTCGCCGTGAAGTTTTCCGGGCTGACCGGCACGGTGTGCAGCATGTAGCGGTTCTCGGCGATGCTGTGGCTGAGGACGAACAGCACCTTCGGCATTTCCTTGCGCACCACCTGGGTCCAGGGCAGCGCGCTGTTGCGCAGGAAGAGCAGCCGGCCGTTTTCCAGCACTTCCGAATCACGCACCTGGTCCAGCGCAAGCAAGGCGCCGACGCGGTACTTGACGGCGTTGACGAGGATATCGGTCAGCAGGGCCATCGCGCGCCGGAACTGTTCCAGCCGGTAGTCATCCGCCGCGCCGTCGTAGCCCAGCCTTTGCTCGTCGAGCCAGTTCGGATTGAAGCCGGAGATCACCGCCGAGAGCCCGTAGCCGCCCGGCGCGTTCTT is part of the Pseudoduganella lutea genome and encodes:
- a CDS encoding DUF2256 domain-containing protein; the protein is MKMRKKSELPSKLCAHCQLPFSWRKKWERDWDQVKYCSERCRRAGRPATEKH
- a CDS encoding carboxylesterase/lipase family protein, whose translation is MRSRAIPLAAACLAILSSTAAHAAQPAALVQVTGGEIAGSQAGAMRSWLGIPFAAPPVGNLRWRAPQPVVPWQGTRQTRSFSAACAQAAAWITHPKSEDCLYLNVWAPDRAEKLPVLVWLHGGGFYGGTAAQPLYDGGNLAKHGAVVVTVNYRLGILGFFAHPELTAESPARASGNQGILDQVAALRWVKDNIAAFGGDPGRVTIMGESAGGESVAILVASPLANGLFQRAIAQSGNDGLPMEAGENHRFDNLAAAEAKGAAFAMAAGANSLAGLRAMSAEALLKPAWLPRTFVDGHLLREDLTTTYRAQRQNDVPLLVGWNAEEGKDLAPEILGTDKFTAASHRELVTKLLGHAPPAAVLAAYPGTTDAQARASIDRLTNDWWGWRMVHWAGLQAKHGRSPSYAYFFAHRPAEPATPCGYGCGAGHGAEIQYVFDNLHLDARAWTAADRQLATRLARTWVAFARIGKPEGDGLPAWPAFDGGNETILRIGGSGNVALPDFSLFSRREP
- a CDS encoding MYG1 family protein, producing MVIVTHNGKFHADDAWATAVLFVLFPDSELIRTRDPAVIEAADFAVDVGGIWHPATGRFDHHQKGFDGARQSGVPYASAGLVWREYGARCVSALASTHMGHRLPDNTAREIAYAIDADIVQYLDLSDVGAAKNAPGGYGLSAVISGFNPNWLDEQRLGYDGAADDYRLEQFRRAMALLTDILVNAVKYRVGALLALDQVRDSEVLENGRLLFLRNSALPWTQVVRKEMPKVLFVLSHSIAENRYMLHTVPVSPENFTARADLPAPWAGLRDAELAAVTGVPDATFCHNGRFIAAARSFEGAHAMALLALEAVDSGDR